In a single window of the Chionomys nivalis chromosome 11, mChiNiv1.1, whole genome shotgun sequence genome:
- the Rims3 gene encoding regulating synaptic membrane exocytosis protein 3, whose product MFNGEPGPASAGASRNVVRSSSISGEICGSQQAGGGAGTTTAKKRRSSLGAKMVAIVGLTQWSKSTLQLPQPEGATKKLRSNIRRSTETGVAVEMRSRVTRQGSRESTDGSTNSNSSEGTFIFPTRLGAESQFSDFLDGLGPAQIVGRQTLATPPMGDVHIAIMDRSGQLEVEVIEARGLTPKPGSKSLPATYIKAYLLENGACVAKKKTKVAKKTCDPLYQQALLFDEGPQGKVLQVIVWGDYGRMDHKCFMGMAQIMLDELDLNAAVTGWYKLFPTSSVADSTLGSLTRRLSQSSLESATSPSPSCS is encoded by the exons ATGTttaacggggagcctggtccagCCTCAGCTGGGGCCTCCAGGAATGTGGTACGGAGCTCCAGCATCAGCGGCGAGATCTGTGGATCCCAGCAAGCTGGGGGTGGGGCCGGGACCACCACGGCCAAGAAACGACGCAGCAGCCTGGGAGCCAAGATGGTGGCTATCGTCGGCCTGACCCAGTGGAGCAAAAGCACACTGCAGCTCCCCCAGCCTG AAGGGGCCACTAAGAAGCTGCGCAGCAACATCCGACGGAGCACGGAGACCGGCGTTGCAGTGGAGATGCGGAGCCGTGTTACACGCCAGGGCAGTCGGGAGTCTACAGATGGAAGCACCAACAGCAACAGCTCCGAGGGCAC GTTTATTTTTCCCACACGGCTTGGAGCTGAAAGCCAGTTCAGTGATTTTCTGGATGGCCTGGGACCAGCCCAGATTGTGGGGCGACAAACACTGGCAACACCTCCCATGG GAGATGTGCACATTGCCATCATGGACCGGAGTGGTCAGCTGGAGGTGGAAGTGATTGAAGCTCGGGGCCTGACCCCCAAACCAGGCTCCAAATCCCTCCCAG CCACCTATATCAAGGCTTACCTGCTGGAGAACGGGGCATGTGTGGCCAAGAAAAAAACTAAGGTGGCCAAGAAGACCTGTGATCCCTTGTACCAGCAGGCTCTGCTCTTTGACGAGGGGCCCCAAGGCAAGGTGCTGCAG GTGATCGTCTGGGGAGACTATGGCCGTATGGACCACAAGTGCTTCATGGGCATGGCCCAGATCATGCTGGACGAGCTGGACCTGAATGCTGCGGTTACCGGCTGGTACAAACTCTTCCCCACATCCTCTGTGGCCGACTCCACACTCGGATCCCTTACCAGGCGTCTGTCCCAGTCCTCTTTGGAGAGTGCCACCAGTCCCTCCCCCTCGTGCTCCTAA